One window from the genome of Salvia miltiorrhiza cultivar Shanhuang (shh) chromosome 7, IMPLAD_Smil_shh, whole genome shotgun sequence encodes:
- the LOC130991387 gene encoding EPIDERMAL PATTERNING FACTOR-like protein 4 has protein sequence MGVFRRRRRLALSFATLALFVLLSSASALKLSGGAAVERRRLGGPGSSPPSCRSKCGRCAPCTAVHVPIQPGMSVPMEYYPEAWRCKCGNKLFMP, from the exons ATGGGCGtattccgccgccgccgccgcctcgctCTCTCCTTCGCCACCCTCGCTCTTTTTGTCCTCCTCTCCTCCGCCTCGGCCCTCAAATTaa GTGGAGGGGCGGCGGTGGAGCGGCGGCGGTTGGGGGGGCCGGGGTCGTCGCCGCCGTCGTGCAGATCGAAATGCGGGAGGTGCGCGCCGTGCACGGCGGTGCACGTGCCGATTCAGCCGGGGATGAGCGTGCCGATGGAGTACTACCCGGAAGCGTGGAGGTGCAAGTGTGGGAACAAGCTCTTCATGCCTtag
- the LOC130991385 gene encoding acireductone dioxygenase 1-like produces the protein MAIEAWFMQENDDDQRLPHQKDPPEYVSSGQLADLGVLYWNLDPDRYENDPELNKIRQERGYSYMDMLDLCPEKVENYEEKLKNFYTEHIHGDEEIRYCLKGSGYFDVRDKDDRWIRILIKPGDLIVLPAGIYHRFTLDTSNYIKLMRLFVGEPVWTPFNRPQGNHPARKGYVKSMLGMPLEAY, from the exons ATGGCGATTGAG gcATGGTTTATGCAAGAAAATGATGATGATCAAAGGCTCCCGCATCAAAAGGACCCGCCCGAATACGTTTCGTCGGGTCAGTTGGCGGATCTTGGAGTTCTCTACTGGAATTTGGATCCGGATCGGTATGAGAATGACCCGGAACTGAACAAGATCAGGCAAGAGAGGGGATATAGTTATATG GATATGCTTGATTTGTGTCCCGAGAAGGTGGAGAACTACGAGGAGAAGCTCAAGAATTTTTACACAGAGCACATACATGGTGATGAGGAGATACGTTATTGTCTGAAAGGGAGTGGCTACTTTGATGTGAGGGATAAGGATGACCGTTGGATTCGCATCTTGATCAAGCCTGGTGATCTCATTGTTTTACCTGCTGGGATTTACCATCGTTTTACTCTTGATACTTCAAACTATATTAAG TTGATGAGATTGTTTGTGGGAGAGCCCGTGTGGACGCCGTTCAATAGACCGCAGGGGAATCATCCCGCGAGGAAGGGATATGTTAAGTCCATGCTTGGAATGCCGCTTGAAGCTTATTGA